gaaatccgttatatgcgtataccggaaaatgtccgttttacgcatatatcggatttatatccggtatatgcgtaaatcggattttatccgttataaaaaggcacttccttgactatgtttccaatgtacctggacgcgcaggcaacgctgcaaacgctgcaaatgacgtcgtatagcggcctgtcacgattcggcgaatcggagcgccatgatgcggccatccgatatatgcgagggaaatttaatggaattgcattggaacgggactggagattttgtccgaaataggcgaaatccgttataaaaaatccgatatatgcaatgaatttttattggaaatgcattacagaaaaattggttctattttatctgtccgttgtgagcgaatttccgatatatccgagtccgatatatccgaggtttactgtaatactaagtgtagtatcaacatttgtcgagtggttagcgcgcagacctcatagctaggagacctgagttcaatcccaccctcggccagtttcggtttgcatgttctcgtgggttttctccgggtactccggtttcctcccacattccaaaaacatgctaggttaattggcgactccaaattgtccataggtatgaatgtgagtgtgaatggttgtttgtctatatgttcttttttatctgtccgttgtgagtgaatttccgatatatccgagtccgatatatccgaggtttactgtacatgcgtTAAACCTTCGCTACAATGCGTAAACGCTACACTCACCCACGCTCGCTCACTTCCTCCCTCCtgttgtgtgtgattttttttccgtcCACATGATATcttctgggcggcacggcggtctagtggttaccgcgcagacctcacagccaggagaccagggttcaattccaccctcggccatctctgtgtggagtttgcatgttctccccgtgcatgcgtgggttttctccgggtactccggtttcctcccacattccaaaaacatggtaggttaattggcgactccaaattgtccataggtatgaatgtgagtgtgaatggttgtttgtctatatgtgccctgtgattggctggcgaccagtcgagggtgtaccccgcctttcgcccaaaagacagctgggataggctccagcaccccccgcgaccctcgggaggaaaaagcggtagaaaatgaatgaatgaatgaatatcttctgccacctagtggtcgtttttatggcttaaaattgctctgaggTGAAATACATTAGtgaggagttgcatcatcacctcgttTTGCCTTTTGAGCAAaagttttataaaaatgtactgtatgtcttcGGTATTGAACGAGTTAAATGATCTTTTTTACTACAGCACTGAGGCGTTTATGTGTAAATGCACTTTGTAAAAGCCTTTTCTACATTCTAAATTAAGCacaatttatttttgcattggGGGCTTAAATCTTTGCCCGTTATATAGAAATGTAATGTTgcttttattgtatttcattatGAATCTTATCTCTCGTCACTGATTGGCTGAGAGAAATCACATGGAAGCCTCATTTTGGAACACTAACAAGCAAAAGAAATTGAACTGTCTCTCTCTACCCATCTTTGTATGTTATGAATTATGggaaaatatgattaaaaaaaatacacgttccattttaaaacatttgtctcttaattccaaatgtatttttttccatatacatgtaaaaacagcacagttcattagaaagaagaaaaaaaattgacatctGAAAATACAGTTATTTGAAATATAAGTCAAATTCACtaaatatttgaattaaaaGTTTTAATCACATCAAACGGGACGGTTCATTGAGACGCAGCACCCTGTTTAATCCAAAACAATGGCGTGGAACGTTTTTTTAAGGTCTTAAATGCAGCACTGCATGGAAGGCTGTACACACACAGGATCTGATGGAGAACAATGAAAACGGTAGTTTCACTTCTTGTTCCCCCACTATGGCCACCAACCCACTGACACTTGGCAAAATGAGACGAGAACgagtgtaaacacacacagagtgagGTAATGAGCAAGCCCTCATTAGCAGAATAAATACACAACCTAACTTGCATACGAatgtaatattaaataacaGGATATGGCAGCAATAGTTTAtagtagttgtttttttttttttattaaaacatcCTGACACTAAAATGCATGTGGTGACTAGATTAAAACAGTTCTGCCAATAAATAagtacacttcctgtttgtgctggCTTGCATAGTGTGTGCGATGCAGTtttgagccccccccccgggtGTCccatctttcttcttcttctgtttactTCACTGGCATAGCAGCTCGGGACAGTCCGATCCGTTATCAGTAGACCCAGCTGACCGGCACCCACTGGGGCTCCACGAATAGTCTCTCTACTGCCTCCTGGAGTTGATCGAAGGCCTTGTCCAGGTTGTTGTTGACTATGGTCAGGTCGAAGAAGTGGCTGTAGGCGCGGCGGATCTTGGCGCTCTCCTCCACCGTTTTCTTTAAGTCGTTTTCCTGTTGAGAGTTGATCAAATCATAAGTCTCAGGTCAGTCGAGTGTTTTTTGTTCGATGTTATGAACTTACAGTTAGTAGTTTGGTTGTTAGCCCGGCATCTACGACAGCTTTGTGCATGTCTCGTAAGGTATCCAGCTCTGGAGCCGCGATGAACACCACGAAAGGCATGAACTCGGAAGTCTTCAGCACTTTCagagccttaaaaaaaaaaaaaaaaaacacacagcagtgtCAAAAAAACGTCCGGTTACTCCCACAGCAAGCGGTATTGTCACCTGTGGGTTGACATCCAGGATGCACGTGCGGCCCGCCCCCACCACTTCGTGGATGGAGTCGATCTTGGTGCCGTAAAGGTTGCCGTCGTATTCTCCGTGCTCAAGGTAACGGCTATCTTTGATGTCCTGCTCCATCTGCTGACGCGTCACAAAACAGTAGTTCTGGCcgtctctttcttcttctcttgggCTGCGGGACGTGACTGGAATAGAACGGCATTGAATATGCTGTACTaatactcaactgcagagagtcaTCTGTTTAAACAACTGTTTAGTAGCTAAGAAATAGGATATATTTTGTACTGCCATCTTCAGCTACTTCACCGATACTACAAACATGATTAAATATATGTAAGATAAGATATTTGTACACACAGTCaatgtgtattttttgaaaaagtgtCTGTAatagacaaaaaatatgttgtacAATGTGTATTTGAAGTGTTTCCAAACAGAGTGGTgaacaaagacaaaataagaagccaaaaccttaccacttccacactgactgGGAGAACTACAGTATGTATCGGACACGCCATGGCAAACTACACTATTATTACACTACTTACAAACTACACTACTACTATTTGTACACACAGTCAATggatattttttgaaaaagtggctgtaatatacaaaaaatatgttgtacAATGTGTATTTGAAGTGTTTCCAAACAGAGTGGTGAACAAGGACAAAATAAGAcgccaaaaccttaccacttccacactgactgGGAGGAGAACTACAGTATGTATCGGACACGCTATGGCAAACTACACTATTATTACACTACTACTATTTGTACACACAgtcaatgcatattttttgaaaaagtgtCTGTAatagacaaaaaatatgttgtacAATGTGTATTTGAAGTGTTTCCAAACAGAGTGGTGAACAAGGACAAAATAAGAcgccaaaaccttaccacttccacactgactgGGAGGAGAACTACAGTATGTATCGGACACGCCACGGCAAACTACACGCAACGTGAAGGTAATCTAATCTAACCTCAATTAATATAATCGAGTATCCAGAATACTACAATTAATACTACAAATCAATACTGCGAGGGTCACTTGTTGATTATTTGAGGCATGGCATCTATTGCTATTGAGTAAACGTAATGTGCTAAACGGGTTAGCTGACAGAAGTGAAACTCACTTACAGGGTACAGTGGTTCCATATCTCAGAGGATTCAAGACGACGAGTCTGTTCTTTAGGCTCCGCCTCCCAACACCCTGCGCGCCAATCAGAACCAGCGTTTTCCTCTGGAAGGGAGGCATCTTGGCCACTTCCTCGTAGATCTGCAGCTCATAGCGGTCAAATTCTGCAGGATAAGCATGGATCTTATCGTACTTTGTGTACGTGAAGAGTGGAAACCAGTCAAaggtgacacacacaaacacacacctgcgTTCTTTGCCGTGAGatacatcatttttttcttcttttttttcgcCATCATGTTCCCACACAGCATCCCTGTGTCGTACACACATGGTTTTCAGCGCAGTTTACACAGGTAAACATCTAATACAGCTACTGGTACTCACCTTTACCCGAAAGATCCCAGTCTTTTCTCACAAACGCTTTCCTCTTCTCCTCTAAGAACTGACTTGGAATGAGACCGGTCGCCCCGCCCACGACTTTGCGTGCCTATGAGGTAAAACAGCATTGGAATGTCAACAGGTAAATACACAGGTTAATTATGTAGtacattgtatgtatgtactttGGCCAATAGGTGTCACTGTTTGGCGAGATAAGCAgaacaggcatttattgcaggtttaaatgatcaaTGATTTGTCCGcctggggaacacatttactgtgacacacatgAACAGGAGctttatttacatcttaaatggctaatttactcttattatgtctactatatgctgctctataggagtggttagcgtgcaggcgacacagctaggagacccgagttcgattccaccgagTTCGattgggttttttctgggtactccggtttcctcccacattccaaaaacacgctaggttaattagcgactccaaattgtccataggtatgaatgtgagtgtgaatggttgtttgtctatatgtgccctgtgattggctggccaccagtccagggtagaagacagctgggataggctccagcaccccctgcgaccctcgtgaagataagcaatagaaaattcattcattcacgagggtcgcgggggtgctggagcctatcccagctgtctttagacgagaggcggggtacaccctggactggtcgccagccagccattcacagggcacatatagacaaacaaccattcacactcacattcatacctatggacaatttggagtcgccaattaacctagcatgtttttggaatgtgggaggaaaccggagtacccggagaaaacccacgcatgcacgggggagaacatgcaaactccacacagagattagctgagggtggaattgaaccctggtctcctagctgtgaggtctgcgcgctaaccactcgaataaAAAGCCatagaaataaattaataatgagTCCTACTTAGcggaaattaatttatgaaaTTTATGAACCAATTAACTTTTAAAGAACACAAACACCCGTCAGTGTACATATCTGTtagcagtatatatatatatatatatatatatatatatatatatatatattcacacttgaccaaacaaACCGTACTACAAATGTCAAGCTTAGCTCTCGCCTTCATAGATCAGAATGTGTCACCTGCCACCAGTTGGGGTCCTCCTTGTTGACGATGTGCAGGATGTCTCCCTTAGAGAACGCCAGGCCCGCCTCTTTACATGGAATCAGGTTGTCTGCGGCGGGGTTGTAGTTGAAGTGGGGCTTCAGATAAACCTGCCAGGAATGACAGAAGATTTAAAGGGGGAAGCAACTAATCACGTGAAGGGCTAACGACTACTGAAAGCTAACATGTTCGCCGTTGTTTAAGATCCCCATTAGCAGATTAGCAAACTTTGATCATCTGATCCTTTGCCTCACGAGAAGGTCATACGGTGACATGACGCTGCTGTTGGACCCTCAGCTGCCGTGCTGTTACAGTAAGGAGGAGATGGCGTGTTATTAATAGACCCCCGCTGAGCTCGGTTTACAGAGGTTTGGCATTCTGAGATCACACAGGTCAGGACTCTACTTTCTTACAGAAATTATCAGGTACAGTacagaatatttaaaaaaaaaaaaaaaaaaagcagcttcaCGTGCTCACCTGCGGAGGCGCTGGTGAGTCTCTGTAGCTTGGCAGCACCTTGAGTGTGACGCTGCCGCTGCAGTCCCTCAGCAGCTCCTGCAGCTCCAGCGGGTCGCTGCCCACTTGGCGCCCGTTCACCTCGCGGATGATGTCGCCGGTGTGCAGCATGCCCTGGCGGTCGATGAAGCTGTCGTGCAGGATTCGCGCGATCACCATTTCCCCGTGCTCCACGCGGAACGTCACTccctggaagaagtcctttattattattatctgcgTCCGTCGCATGGTATGGAATAAACCAGGAACCAGGATACAGGAATTTGACTTACCAGCGGTTCTCCTGTTTTCTTCTGAATTCCGATCATCCTGATAGCATCGGCGGGCATCAGACAACTGGCTAGCGACGCAGTGCAGTCCTCAGAGGCGTTGGGCATCTCATAGCACTTAGCGGCCACTTTGTCATGAGCCTCGATCAAAGACTGCAGTACATACAAGTCAGTTATAGGACATCTAGGTAATACTTCATCAAGCGACCTGTACCCAAATCTGATTAATCATGAATAACCTTAATGATCTTACCCCAGCTGCCACTACAACATTGGTCCGAAGCTACAAACTGCATCAGCAACTCCGAAGATTTACTCACACTGGAGGTGAAATAGTGCTCGCCCCCTCTCTTTACCCACACAACTAGGCCTGCCATTGGCCCAAGGAaatacacccccccaccaccactaccaccaccacagcgAATAAGCAGCGGAGAATGTAAGGAACCTGGCCTAACATGCATTTAGCTGGAGCAAAAAACGTTCTGACAAGCGTTCCAATGTGGTGAGAAACAAGTGTTGCCTCTCACTATTTatctttgtgtatgtgtgtgaggaaACAGAGACCTTAAAATGAGGTTCCTGAAGGATTCGGGTGAGCTCGGCAGTGGCAGGGTCTTTCTCAGGCAGGGCGTTGATAGAGTCCAGGATCTCTGAGATGAGCTGAACGTTGTCATCTCGCACCGCTTCTAACTTGACCTCCTCGAGGCGCTCGTGGGCCTGTGAACAACGTCATTTGGAATAATATATAAGGGGTTCATTCTtcttggaatggaatggcatggaatggaatggcctttattgtcattttacaagatgttcaacaagattggagagcttctcctttcagagcagtagtcaagttaaaaaaaaaaaagtatataaaagtagagtaaaaaaagactaaatatatacaagatacacatagtattgcacaggagcatatgcaggagcagacatattgcacatatattaattttagtgcaatgataatgggtcatagtgcaaataatgactggtgtatactggtgaatatgagtgtattgtattgggttgttaaataaataaacatatttaacaACCAACAAATATATTCTTAATACGTCACTTAAAGAGTACAAAAAGCACAATTAGCAGCGCAGAttcaaacatttaaataaatatacaccCTGCATACGTGAAACGATACCAGGAATGAAATGTTACATAAGCGCTTTTCTtataagtggggggggggggcacgcttTTCTTAGTGCAGCATGCGCCATTGTTCTATGAATAGATTCGGGTGGTTGAACGTGATGACCTGCAATCTGcatcagattatttttttttttttaatcacgccTTTTTATTAACAAGTGCGATACtcacatttttaacacatttgtGTTACGGTGTTACGGTTACTAGGATGGCCTTCACAAACCATGACCTTTTCTATGTTACTCTAATCTACTTATAAAGGACTTTATTATGTTTGATGATTTGGACTATTTCAATAAAGCTGTTAATTCCAGTATGTACTCTGTATTTGTCACCAGGGCCAAAGTGATGCAGTAACCAATCAGATCCAGAAGATGGCGCTCTACCAACAGGGTTGCAGTGGAAGAGTATGGCTTTGGAAGTTTACAAGGTACAACCATACATTTAAACACACCATCAGCTTTAGTGGAGGTCTGGATTCTACTTATTAATTTAGCACTgtggtttgttgttgttttgttcatttcctggTCATTTTCAAAGGTCATATGAATTTGTGGactagttttttcttttttgctaaactaaataaataaaatatacagaatCAGTCACAACTTTAGAccttgtttaataataatattgatagtattacagtaaaccttggatatatcggattcaattgttcccactggttttgtccgatataagcgaaatccgttatatgcgtataccggaaaatgtctgattttatccgttataaaaaggcacttccttgactatgtttccaatgtacctggacgcgcaggcaacgctgcaaacgctgcaaatgacgtcgtatagcggcctgtcacgattcggcgaatcggagcgccacgatgcggccatccgatatatgcgagggaaatttaatggaaatgcattggaacgggactggagattttgtccgaaataggcgaaatccgttgtaaaaaatccgatatatgcaatgaatttttattggaaatgcattacagaaaaatcggttcttttttatctgtccgttgtgagcgaatttccgatatatccgagtccgatatatccgaggtttactgtaatactaagtgtagtatcaacatttgtcgagtggttagcgcgcagacctcacagctaggagacctgagttcaatcccaccctcggcc
This window of the Doryrhamphus excisus isolate RoL2022-K1 chromosome 10, RoL_Dexc_1.0, whole genome shotgun sequence genome carries:
- the pals2a gene encoding MAGUK p55 subfamily member 6a, with protein sequence MTVANAKSGSAMQQVLDNLKDMPTGTGAKDIDLIFLRGVMESRIVRSLAKAHERLEEVKLEAVRDDNVQLISEILDSINALPEKDPATAELTRILQEPHFKSLIEAHDKVAAKCYEMPNASEDCTASLASCLMPADAIRMIGIQKKTGEPLGVTFRVEHGEMVIARILHDSFIDRQGMLHTGDIIREVNGRQVGSDPLELQELLRDCSGSVTLKVLPSYRDSPAPPQVYLKPHFNYNPAADNLIPCKEAGLAFSKGDILHIVNKEDPNWWQARKVVGGATGLIPSQFLEEKRKAFVRKDWDLSGKGMLCGNMMAKKKKKKMMYLTAKNAEFDRYELQIYEEVAKMPPFQRKTLVLIGAQGVGRRSLKNRLVVLNPLRYGTTVPFTSRSPREEERDGQNYCFVTRQQMEQDIKDSRYLEHGEYDGNLYGTKIDSIHEVVGAGRTCILDVNPQALKVLKTSEFMPFVVFIAAPELDTLRDMHKAVVDAGLTTKLLTENDLKKTVEESAKIRRAYSHFFDLTIVNNNLDKAFDQLQEAVERLFVEPQWVPVSWVY